The following proteins are co-located in the Dyadobacter chenwenxiniae genome:
- a CDS encoding ABC transporter permease, translating into MLQNYFKIAWRNLVRSKTYSLLILCGLATGMTCAVLLGLYVHDELSFDHYHAKASDIYRLNLNVKWADNEYNMGHSAAPFGPTMKQDYAEVEDMLRVKPKDLTFRVGEKAAYVKQVVFADPSMFNFFEYKFTEGNGQGALTSQNSVVLTEKLALKLFGRTSGLIGKVVIVKDSIPMTISAVIQNVPANHHLKFDAVLPYQNRQVNDMNLAKWDSFTTWTYLLLDHQANVQDFEAKMPAFYKKYIAKVIGDETATKVDFNIALQPLTDIHLKSSHLLGEENGSSMTYVYTFTTIALFILLIAIVNYVNLATARSLSRGKEIGVRKAVGSQKSQLMGQFLTESMLMSFMALILSIVLIILLLPVFNTIADKALTFDFADAQMIGFLVGFAVLTGLLSGMYPAFVLSEFKPALVLKGALSDSGSGHLLRKSLVVLQFSISIVMILGTIVVYRQLEYMRSSDLGFDQQQVITLSLKGPAAQKSAEVLKNRLLANPLIKKVSLADGNVGDGLNNKTTFTFYAKGAEIPIGTEYFHVDADFLDVMKIKVKDGTGFSRNIASDSSFSVVVNQAMIKRLGWKGRTAGMIEVDTKRVPITGVISDFHLRSLHNQIEPLVLVLKKHNRGNLYIRVSGHDTRAALEYVQNVFEKINPGQPFEYAFMDQTFAKQYQADERKGSMFLSFSGIAIFIACMGLFGLATFTAEKRTKEIGVRKVLGASVTSVIALLSTDFLKLVAISILIAAPAGGYIMKLWLQNFAYQTKLEWWMFVLAGSLSVIVALLTVSFQSIKAALQNPVQSLRAE; encoded by the coding sequence ATGTTGCAGAACTACTTCAAAATCGCCTGGCGTAACCTTGTTAGAAGTAAGACTTACAGCCTGCTGATCCTTTGCGGCCTGGCGACCGGTATGACTTGTGCTGTGCTGCTGGGGCTGTATGTCCATGACGAGCTTAGTTTTGACCATTATCACGCAAAAGCCAGCGATATTTACAGGCTTAATTTAAATGTAAAATGGGCGGACAATGAATATAATATGGGTCATTCGGCAGCGCCTTTCGGGCCGACGATGAAACAGGATTACGCTGAGGTTGAGGACATGCTGAGGGTAAAACCGAAGGACCTGACTTTCCGGGTCGGCGAGAAGGCGGCCTATGTGAAGCAAGTCGTGTTCGCTGATCCGTCTATGTTCAATTTTTTTGAATACAAATTCACTGAGGGCAATGGTCAAGGTGCACTCACAAGCCAGAATAGTGTTGTACTGACGGAAAAACTGGCGCTTAAATTATTTGGCAGAACGTCCGGCCTGATCGGAAAGGTTGTAATTGTGAAAGACAGCATTCCAATGACCATTTCGGCGGTCATACAAAACGTCCCGGCTAATCATCATTTGAAGTTCGATGCGGTGTTGCCTTACCAAAACAGGCAAGTCAATGATATGAACCTCGCCAAATGGGACAGTTTTACGACCTGGACATATTTGCTTTTAGATCACCAGGCGAACGTCCAGGATTTTGAAGCCAAAATGCCCGCCTTTTATAAGAAGTACATTGCCAAGGTCATTGGCGATGAGACAGCAACAAAAGTGGATTTTAATATCGCATTGCAACCTTTGACCGACATTCATTTAAAATCTTCTCATTTACTGGGAGAAGAAAATGGCAGTTCGATGACCTACGTTTACACTTTTACGACCATTGCGCTATTTATATTACTGATCGCAATTGTCAATTACGTGAATCTGGCCACAGCCAGGTCGTTGAGCCGGGGAAAAGAGATTGGAGTCAGGAAAGCAGTCGGTTCGCAAAAGTCCCAGCTGATGGGGCAATTCCTTACCGAATCCATGCTGATGTCGTTCATGGCACTGATACTGAGCATTGTGCTGATCATTTTATTGCTCCCTGTATTCAATACGATAGCGGACAAGGCACTGACTTTCGATTTTGCTGACGCGCAAATGATCGGCTTCCTGGTCGGTTTTGCGGTATTGACGGGCTTGTTGAGTGGAATGTATCCCGCGTTTGTTTTGTCTGAATTTAAACCTGCTTTGGTATTAAAAGGCGCATTGTCTGACTCCGGCAGCGGGCATCTGCTTCGCAAGTCACTGGTTGTGCTTCAATTTTCTATTTCCATTGTGATGATTTTGGGGACAATTGTCGTGTACAGGCAATTGGAATATATGCGCAGCTCCGACCTGGGTTTTGATCAGCAACAGGTTATAACATTATCGTTGAAAGGCCCTGCCGCACAGAAATCCGCCGAAGTTTTGAAAAACAGGTTGCTCGCAAATCCGCTGATCAAAAAGGTGAGTCTGGCGGATGGCAATGTGGGTGACGGTTTGAATAATAAAACGACTTTCACTTTCTATGCAAAGGGCGCTGAGATCCCAATCGGGACCGAATACTTCCATGTGGATGCTGATTTTCTGGATGTAATGAAAATAAAGGTGAAAGACGGAACAGGTTTTTCCCGGAACATTGCGAGTGATTCTTCGTTCTCCGTGGTTGTGAACCAGGCGATGATCAAACGGTTAGGTTGGAAGGGCAGGACAGCCGGAATGATTGAGGTGGACACCAAACGCGTGCCGATTACGGGCGTTATCAGCGACTTTCACCTGCGGTCGCTGCACAACCAGATCGAGCCGTTGGTTCTGGTTTTAAAAAAGCATAATCGTGGTAACTTATATATTCGTGTGTCGGGACACGACACACGGGCGGCTTTGGAATATGTGCAAAATGTTTTTGAAAAAATAAATCCGGGACAGCCTTTCGAATACGCATTTATGGATCAGACGTTTGCCAAACAATACCAGGCCGACGAGCGTAAAGGCAGCATGTTCTTATCATTTTCGGGCATAGCAATTTTCATTGCGTGCATGGGACTTTTTGGCCTGGCCACATTCACTGCCGAAAAACGGACGAAGGAAATTGGTGTGAGAAAAGTGCTGGGCGCTTCGGTAACAAGCGTTATCGCGCTGCTTTCAACGGATTTCTTAAAATTGGTGGCAATCTCAATCCTCATCGCTGCGCCGGCAGGCGGCTATATTATGAAATTATGGTTGCAGAATTTTGCTTATCAAACAAAACTTGAATGGTGGATGTTTGTGCTTGCAGGCTCACTTTCTGTCATTGTCGCATTGCTTACGGTAAGTTTTCAAAGCATTAAGGCCGCCTTGCAAAATCCCGTGCAGAGTTTAAGGGCTGAATAG
- a CDS encoding BamA/TamA family outer membrane protein, with amino-acid sequence MKKIKAWLLVSVMIIAANCHVQAQEGWFKRFVQKTISDTTAPGESSFRIYPTLGYSPETSFEFGLSSLLIFQANKDTLNRLSEVQAFTFVTLEAQYGIWLDNAIYGDKDKWFFLGRTRFQRFPLLYYGIGPETVGKDPALIDANYILFKQRVLRKIKPNFFAGPEIDYQQLYNTDFEQPDNHTYDKPLGSDGTRNIGLGAALVYDNRHNVLNVRKGFFGEISFLKYGSGLGSDYNFQGVNVDVRSSHPVSARNVLAWQVLGNFYSGNVPFNQLALMGGEMIMRGYYYGRYRDKNMIAGQVEHRWLPFGFSKRFGAVAFAGTAVVAPRLNAFTFKHIRPSGGVGLRYLLFPRKDIYLRLDVGFTKDGPGFYLFTGEAF; translated from the coding sequence TTGAAGAAGATTAAAGCCTGGCTGCTTGTTTCCGTTATGATCATTGCGGCCAATTGCCACGTACAGGCGCAGGAGGGCTGGTTTAAGAGATTTGTACAAAAGACTATTTCCGATACGACCGCCCCTGGCGAATCCAGTTTCAGGATTTATCCCACATTGGGATATTCGCCGGAAACGAGCTTTGAATTCGGACTTTCTTCCCTGCTTATTTTTCAGGCTAACAAAGACACTCTCAACCGGTTAAGCGAAGTGCAGGCTTTCACGTTTGTCACTTTGGAGGCGCAGTATGGCATTTGGCTTGATAATGCGATTTATGGGGATAAGGATAAATGGTTTTTTCTTGGCAGGACACGTTTCCAGCGTTTTCCGCTACTGTATTACGGCATAGGCCCGGAGACAGTGGGGAAGGACCCGGCGCTGATCGATGCCAATTACATTCTTTTTAAGCAAAGAGTTTTAAGGAAAATTAAACCGAATTTTTTCGCAGGGCCTGAAATTGATTATCAGCAACTGTACAACACAGACTTTGAGCAGCCCGATAACCACACCTATGATAAACCGCTAGGCAGTGATGGAACTAGAAACATTGGTTTGGGTGCGGCTCTGGTTTATGACAACCGGCACAATGTGCTCAATGTTCGCAAAGGGTTTTTTGGAGAAATATCATTTTTGAAATATGGCTCAGGCCTGGGAAGCGATTATAATTTTCAGGGGGTGAATGTGGATGTGCGCTCATCGCATCCCGTAAGCGCGCGTAATGTGCTTGCCTGGCAGGTTTTAGGGAATTTCTATTCCGGCAATGTGCCTTTCAATCAGCTCGCGCTAATGGGTGGGGAAATGATCATGAGGGGTTATTACTACGGCCGTTATCGCGACAAAAATATGATTGCGGGCCAGGTGGAGCACCGGTGGTTGCCTTTCGGGTTTAGCAAGCGCTTTGGAGCAGTGGCTTTCGCCGGAACTGCTGTTGTAGCGCCAAGACTGAATGCCTTCACGTTTAAGCATATCCGTCCGTCGGGTGGTGTGGGATTGCGTTATTTGCTATTTCCCAGAAAAGACATTTACCTGAGGCTGGACGTTGGTTTTACCAAAGATGGGCCTGGATTTTATTTGTTTACAGGAGAAGCTTTTTGA
- a CDS encoding MFS transporter: MEEKSKISAARRAVLLIFLVCGIGLSSWAPMVPFAKLSLGLSEADLGVVLLSLGAGAILTMPVTGVLINKYGSRRISLFSALIIATLLPVLLLARTPYELAAALFFFGAGIGSVDVAMNAQAVLVQEKHGSHIMSSFHGMFSVGGLLGSIGLGFLIKAGLSPTVAAVSISALLVVITATQFKYLLPHSEEAKIDSASFILPKGPVLILGLMCFILFLAEGSLLDWSAVFLQFSRNFDPSLSGVGYAAFSVAMAIMRLTGDGIIHKLGPSKVVLYGTFLAGAGFLIAVALPWAPAALVGFVLVGLGAANVVPIFFTAAGRFPNVPPSVSLPAVTTLGYAGQLAGPALIGFIAEFTSLSIALGFVGVLLFVVALTYKHRD, encoded by the coding sequence ATGGAAGAAAAGTCAAAAATCAGTGCGGCCAGAAGAGCCGTTTTACTCATTTTCCTGGTTTGCGGCATCGGCCTTTCCAGCTGGGCGCCCATGGTTCCCTTTGCCAAACTGTCGTTGGGACTCAGCGAGGCAGATCTGGGCGTTGTGCTTTTATCATTAGGTGCAGGGGCGATTCTGACGATGCCTGTTACCGGCGTTTTGATCAATAAGTACGGCAGCAGAAGGATCTCCCTGTTTTCTGCACTGATTATTGCCACATTGCTTCCGGTACTTTTACTTGCCAGAACGCCTTACGAACTCGCAGCAGCATTATTTTTCTTCGGCGCGGGCATTGGCTCTGTGGATGTTGCCATGAATGCGCAGGCTGTTTTGGTTCAGGAAAAACATGGGAGCCACATTATGTCGTCGTTCCATGGGATGTTCAGCGTGGGTGGTTTGCTCGGTTCAATCGGATTAGGTTTTTTGATCAAAGCAGGATTGTCACCGACTGTTGCTGCTGTAAGCATTTCAGCCTTGCTGGTAGTGATTACGGCAACGCAGTTCAAATATCTTCTTCCCCATTCCGAGGAGGCCAAAATTGACAGCGCCAGCTTCATCCTACCCAAAGGCCCGGTGCTGATACTGGGGCTCATGTGTTTTATTCTTTTCCTGGCAGAAGGTTCCCTGCTGGATTGGAGCGCTGTTTTTTTGCAATTTTCAAGAAACTTTGACCCTTCGCTTTCCGGCGTTGGTTATGCCGCCTTTTCGGTTGCAATGGCCATTATGCGACTCACCGGCGATGGCATTATCCACAAGCTGGGGCCTTCAAAAGTCGTCTTGTACGGAACGTTTCTGGCAGGAGCCGGCTTCCTCATCGCAGTGGCTTTGCCCTGGGCGCCTGCTGCATTGGTCGGGTTTGTGCTGGTTGGTCTGGGTGCCGCGAATGTTGTCCCCATCTTCTTTACAGCCGCCGGGCGCTTCCCGAATGTCCCTCCTTCCGTTTCGCTTCCTGCCGTAACAACATTAGGTTATGCAGGACAATTGGCGGGGCCTGCCCTCATCGGTTTCATTGCAGAATTTACATCTCTATCCATTGCATTGGGCTTTGTCGGTGTGCTGTTATTTGTTGTGGCGCTTACTTACAAACACAGGGATTGA
- a CDS encoding GMC oxidoreductase, whose amino-acid sequence MANLNIDALKEVTYDAIVIGSGVSGGWAAKELTEKGLKVLMLEKGKNLEHVTGYENALKAPWETQYNGRLTVKQKETHPFLSRDYPYNEMTEKYWMNDMDSPYEEKKRFDWFRPNIVGGKSIMWGRQSYRLSDIDFEANLKDGVAVDWPIRYKDIAPWYSYVEKHVGISGEKLGLPQLPDSDFIPPMDMYFVEKEVRKRLEKQFPGRNMTIGRVANLSQPTKIQLEGGRSPCQYRNRCSLGCPYGAYFSTQSSTLPPAVKTGLLTLRPDSVVREIMYDAKSSKATGVRVVDSVTLQEKEYFAGLIFVCASALASTALLLNSTSDRFPNGMGNDSGELGHNLMDHHFRTGASGVWEGDLDKYYFGRRANGIYIPRYRNIGSDKRDYLRGFGYQGGGGRQGWQRNVAELSFGADFKEELTTPGNWTMGFGGFGETLPYHENYMYLNKDKKDKFGMPAVVFDAELRENEKKMRVDMMNDAAEMLEKSGLKNVKTHDNGSYLGMAIHEMGTARMGRDPKTSVLNGNNQLHSVKNVFVTDGAAMTSASCVNPSLTYMALTARAVDFAVKESKKKNI is encoded by the coding sequence ATGGCGAATTTAAATATTGACGCATTAAAAGAAGTTACCTACGACGCAATCGTGATCGGTTCCGGCGTATCGGGCGGCTGGGCGGCGAAAGAGCTTACAGAAAAAGGACTGAAAGTGCTGATGCTTGAAAAAGGCAAAAACCTGGAACACGTTACCGGCTACGAAAACGCTCTGAAAGCTCCCTGGGAAACACAGTACAATGGCCGATTGACCGTAAAACAGAAAGAAACACACCCGTTCCTGTCCCGGGACTATCCGTATAATGAGATGACGGAAAAGTATTGGATGAACGACATGGATTCTCCATATGAAGAAAAGAAAAGATTTGACTGGTTCCGTCCCAACATTGTAGGTGGAAAGTCGATCATGTGGGGCCGCCAGTCTTATAGATTGAGCGACATTGACTTTGAAGCAAATTTGAAGGATGGTGTCGCCGTTGACTGGCCGATCCGCTATAAAGACATTGCGCCGTGGTATTCTTATGTTGAAAAACATGTAGGGATTTCGGGTGAAAAACTGGGGCTTCCTCAATTGCCCGACAGCGATTTCATTCCTCCTATGGACATGTATTTTGTTGAAAAAGAGGTTAGAAAAAGACTGGAAAAGCAGTTCCCTGGCCGCAACATGACCATTGGCCGCGTAGCGAACCTTTCGCAGCCGACCAAAATCCAGCTTGAAGGGGGCCGTTCTCCATGCCAGTATCGCAACAGATGCTCCCTGGGTTGCCCGTATGGCGCATATTTCAGCACGCAGTCGAGCACATTACCGCCCGCAGTGAAAACGGGCTTGCTCACTTTGCGTCCGGACTCGGTGGTGCGGGAAATTATGTACGATGCCAAATCGAGCAAAGCCACGGGTGTTCGCGTTGTGGATTCGGTAACATTGCAGGAAAAGGAATATTTCGCAGGGCTGATCTTCGTTTGTGCCAGTGCGCTTGCGTCTACCGCATTGCTCCTTAACTCAACCTCCGACCGTTTCCCGAATGGAATGGGCAATGATTCCGGGGAGCTTGGACATAATTTGATGGACCACCATTTCAGAACAGGCGCGAGCGGAGTTTGGGAAGGTGATTTGGATAAATATTATTTCGGACGCCGTGCCAATGGCATTTACATTCCGCGTTACCGAAACATTGGTTCTGATAAGCGTGATTATCTGCGCGGATTTGGTTACCAGGGTGGCGGAGGCCGTCAGGGATGGCAGCGCAATGTTGCCGAACTTTCCTTCGGAGCCGACTTCAAAGAAGAGTTGACAACGCCAGGCAACTGGACAATGGGCTTCGGTGGCTTTGGCGAGACATTGCCTTACCACGAAAACTATATGTATCTCAACAAAGACAAGAAGGACAAATTTGGCATGCCAGCCGTTGTTTTCGACGCAGAACTACGGGAGAACGAAAAGAAAATGCGCGTCGATATGATGAATGATGCCGCTGAAATGCTTGAAAAATCTGGTCTTAAAAATGTAAAAACCCACGATAACGGATCTTATCTCGGAATGGCTATCCACGAAATGGGAACTGCCAGAATGGGCCGCGATCCAAAAACCTCGGTTTTGAATGGCAATAACCAGTTGCATTCTGTAAAAAATGTATTCGTTACGGATGGAGCAGCGATGACTTCGGCTTCCTGCGTGAACCCTTCATTGACTTACATGGCATTAACAGCGCGCGCAGTTGATTTTGCTGTAAAAGAATCGAAGAAGAAAAATATCTGA
- a CDS encoding gluconate 2-dehydrogenase subunit 3 family protein, which yields MNRREAVQKITFLLGGTISAPLMAGVMGEKLNFGPSLDISADQEALLADVADVIIPTTGTPGAKAAGADKFITRIMRDCYEMADQKKFYAGLEKVDAQSKEVYGKGFLALDATQKNDIIKRTTVSDKPFFLQMKGLTVTGYFTSEVGATQALDYLPIPGRFDGSWPMPKGQKSWAL from the coding sequence ATGAACCGTAGAGAAGCTGTTCAAAAAATAACTTTCCTGCTCGGAGGCACGATCTCCGCCCCGTTGATGGCAGGCGTCATGGGGGAAAAACTAAACTTCGGTCCCTCACTTGATATTTCTGCCGACCAGGAGGCGCTTTTGGCGGATGTTGCAGACGTCATCATTCCAACCACGGGAACACCGGGCGCGAAAGCAGCGGGTGCAGATAAATTCATCACCCGCATCATGCGCGACTGCTACGAAATGGCGGATCAGAAAAAATTCTATGCAGGACTGGAAAAAGTCGACGCCCAGAGCAAGGAAGTGTACGGAAAAGGTTTTTTGGCACTGGATGCAACACAGAAAAACGACATCATCAAACGTACGACGGTTTCGGACAAGCCATTCTTTCTGCAAATGAAGGGCTTGACTGTTACGGGATATTTTACGTCGGAAGTTGGTGCTACACAGGCACTCGATTATTTGCCTATTCCCGGAAGATTTGATGGCAGCTGGCCTATGCCAAAAGGCCAGAAAAGCTGGGCACTTTAA
- a CDS encoding 3-keto-disaccharide hydrolase — protein sequence MKKLVQASLFALTLLTSAFANITKPNPIQPAPSPLEGRWDITVDMAGKMAPSWLEVRHSGNHTLIGQFTSVSGSARPVSEVVFKDGKFSFEIPPQWEKGDGKFKLEGTLTGEKIAGSVTTPEGKTFSYTGVRAPSLRRTAAPVWGTPIKLTGGNEIKGWHAMGENQWIAENGILRSPKSGANLITDQKFNDFKLHVEFRIPKGSNSGVYLRGRYEVQVTDSKGMEPSLDQLGAIYGFLVPSEMMAKDPGEWQSFDITLVGRMLTLVTNGKTVITNQEIPGITGGALDSNEGEPGPLYIQGDHGPVEYRNIVITPAK from the coding sequence ATGAAAAAATTAGTACAAGCCAGCCTTTTCGCACTTACATTGCTGACAAGTGCATTTGCAAACATTACCAAACCGAATCCAATCCAGCCAGCACCGTCTCCGCTCGAAGGCCGGTGGGACATTACAGTGGATATGGCTGGAAAAATGGCCCCTTCCTGGCTGGAAGTGCGCCATTCCGGAAACCATACGCTGATCGGGCAGTTCACAAGCGTCTCGGGAAGCGCGCGGCCTGTTTCCGAAGTGGTTTTCAAAGACGGTAAATTTAGTTTCGAAATTCCGCCGCAATGGGAAAAAGGCGATGGTAAATTCAAGCTCGAAGGCACACTCACGGGCGAGAAAATTGCAGGATCTGTGACCACGCCGGAAGGCAAAACTTTCTCTTACACCGGCGTGCGCGCACCATCATTACGCAGAACAGCAGCACCGGTCTGGGGCACACCCATCAAACTTACCGGCGGAAACGAGATCAAAGGATGGCATGCAATGGGTGAAAACCAGTGGATTGCTGAAAACGGCATTCTGCGCAGCCCAAAATCCGGTGCCAACCTCATTACAGACCAGAAATTTAACGACTTCAAACTGCATGTAGAATTCCGCATTCCAAAAGGAAGCAACAGCGGCGTGTATCTGAGAGGCCGTTACGAAGTGCAGGTTACCGACAGCAAGGGAATGGAGCCTTCCCTGGATCAACTGGGTGCCATTTATGGGTTTCTGGTTCCGAGCGAAATGATGGCCAAAGATCCGGGCGAATGGCAGTCGTTTGACATTACACTGGTTGGCCGGATGCTTACCCTGGTTACCAACGGCAAAACGGTGATCACCAATCAAGAAATTCCCGGCATTACCGGCGGTGCGCTGGACAGCAATGAAGGAGAGCCAGGCCCGCTTTACATCCAGGGCGACCATGGTCCGGTTGAATACAGAAACATTGTTATCACGCCTGCTAAATAA
- a CDS encoding DeoR/GlpR family DNA-binding transcription regulator: MIKEKRFAYILGKLQEQQEVGFAQLSTDLNVSEDTIRRDIDALNNNGLLMKIRGGAIPRSHNPLTFKERIGYLRDDKEVIALKAQPLVKSGQTIFLDGGTSVYTLVSLLATDIKLTVITNNTAIIPALSAYANVKLIILGGTYFKESETIVGLQAINMVKNFQADLYFMGICALDTQRGVTASFLEEAELKQAMLQHSGTAVALSTFEKLETYETYRVCAIEDLDYIITEVDAADEKFDAFKQVGVKIL, translated from the coding sequence ATGATCAAGGAAAAGAGATTCGCTTATATTCTGGGAAAGTTGCAAGAGCAGCAGGAAGTGGGCTTCGCGCAGCTGAGCACAGACCTTAATGTTTCGGAAGATACGATTCGCAGAGATATTGATGCGCTGAATAATAACGGACTTTTGATGAAAATTCGCGGTGGCGCCATTCCGCGGTCACACAATCCGCTGACATTTAAAGAGCGGATCGGCTATTTAAGGGATGATAAGGAGGTGATCGCTCTGAAAGCACAGCCTTTGGTCAAGAGCGGGCAGACCATATTTTTGGATGGCGGGACTTCTGTGTATACATTGGTTTCGTTGCTTGCGACGGACATTAAACTGACCGTTATAACAAATAACACGGCGATTATTCCGGCATTATCTGCCTATGCGAATGTTAAGCTGATCATTTTGGGGGGCACTTATTTTAAAGAATCAGAAACGATCGTCGGCTTGCAAGCGATTAATATGGTGAAGAATTTTCAGGCGGACCTGTATTTTATGGGCATTTGTGCACTCGATACGCAGCGAGGTGTTACGGCCAGTTTTCTGGAAGAAGCGGAATTGAAGCAGGCCATGTTACAACATTCCGGAACCGCTGTCGCGCTCAGCACTTTTGAGAAATTGGAGACTTATGAAACTTACCGGGTTTGTGCTATTGAAGATCTGGATTACATTATCACAGAAGTGGACGCGGCGGATGAGAAATTCGATGCTTTTAAGCAGGTGGGGGTTAAAATCCTTTGA
- a CDS encoding DUF3072 domain-containing protein, protein MADINKNETDETKNLSDQNEQIQGSNTVKDPDEWTTGDEPMTGAQQSYLKTLSDEAGEEFDATLSKAEASKRIDELQHKTGRGLK, encoded by the coding sequence ATGGCTGATATAAATAAAAACGAGACAGACGAGACAAAGAACTTGTCCGACCAAAATGAACAGATACAAGGGTCCAACACGGTAAAAGATCCGGATGAATGGACCACAGGCGATGAGCCAATGACCGGTGCCCAGCAGTCTTATCTCAAAACACTGTCGGACGAAGCCGGCGAAGAGTTCGATGCAACACTCAGCAAAGCCGAAGCTTCCAAAAGGATCGACGAGTTGCAGCATAAGACTGGTCGCGGCTTGAAATAA